From the genome of Bradyrhizobium elkanii USDA 76, one region includes:
- the glgA gene encoding glycogen synthase GlgA, giving the protein MKVLFVTTEMDDFVRVGGLAAVSAALPRALRPWSDVRIMLPGYRDVVEQFTHIEIVGQCRALAEMPACALGRASTRDGLPVYVLLCPQLYERPGNPYGDESGRDWPDNDVRFGRFASAAAELAAGMLDKNWAADLVHANDWQAALTPAYLAWRGARIPSILTIHNLAYQGLFPKDSLRRIGAPESSFHIDGLEFYDKLSFLKGGLVYASHLTTVSATYAREITTAELGCGLEGLLRVRSDADQLTGILNGIDESWDPRHCAQLAQPFGSGDWKGKQANADYVRRQFGLAVSRGPIFGLVARLVHQKGVDLVLSAADEIVRDGGQIVVTGSGEPAIEDALVAAHRRRPDAIGVIIGFNDGQARRIFAGSDFTLMPSRFEPCGLSQMYAQRFGSLPIGHQTGGLAETIADGETGFLFAQPSAESFLGGVRRAFDAYRAKDRLNAMRSSAMAKSYSWDLSAACYGALYKRLVMPRVMA; this is encoded by the coding sequence TTGAAGGTCTTATTCGTCACGACGGAGATGGACGATTTCGTCCGCGTGGGCGGGCTCGCCGCCGTTTCCGCTGCCCTTCCGCGGGCGCTCCGCCCGTGGAGCGACGTCAGGATCATGCTTCCCGGCTACCGGGATGTGGTCGAACAGTTCACGCATATTGAAATCGTTGGGCAATGCCGAGCGCTCGCCGAGATGCCGGCCTGCGCGCTCGGGCGTGCGTCGACCCGGGACGGACTTCCGGTCTACGTGCTGCTGTGCCCGCAACTCTACGAGAGGCCGGGCAATCCCTATGGCGATGAGTCCGGCCGCGACTGGCCCGACAACGACGTCCGCTTCGGCCGCTTTGCCTCGGCCGCTGCCGAACTTGCAGCCGGGATGCTGGACAAGAATTGGGCAGCGGACCTCGTACACGCCAACGATTGGCAGGCCGCGCTCACACCGGCCTACCTCGCCTGGCGCGGCGCGCGGATTCCATCGATCCTGACCATCCACAATCTCGCCTATCAGGGCCTGTTTCCGAAGGACTCGCTGCGGCGGATCGGCGCACCGGAAAGCTCGTTCCACATCGACGGGCTGGAGTTCTACGACAAGCTCTCCTTCCTCAAGGGCGGCCTCGTCTACGCCTCGCATCTGACCACGGTCAGCGCGACCTATGCCAGGGAGATCACGACCGCGGAGCTCGGCTGCGGTCTGGAAGGCCTGCTCCGCGTGCGCTCCGATGCCGACCAGCTGACCGGCATCCTGAACGGCATCGACGAGAGTTGGGACCCGCGCCACTGCGCGCAGCTCGCGCAGCCGTTCGGCTCCGGCGACTGGAAGGGCAAGCAGGCCAACGCCGACTATGTCCGCCGTCAGTTCGGCCTTGCGGTCTCGCGCGGGCCGATCTTTGGCCTCGTCGCACGCCTCGTGCATCAGAAGGGCGTCGACCTCGTGCTGTCCGCCGCCGACGAGATCGTGAGGGACGGCGGACAGATCGTCGTCACCGGCAGCGGCGAGCCCGCCATCGAGGATGCGCTGGTGGCCGCGCATCGCCGCCGGCCCGATGCGATCGGCGTGATCATCGGCTTCAACGATGGGCAGGCGCGACGGATCTTCGCCGGCAGCGATTTCACCCTGATGCCATCGCGCTTCGAGCCCTGCGGCCTCAGCCAGATGTATGCGCAGCGCTTCGGCTCGCTGCCGATCGGCCACCAGACCGGCGGGCTCGCGGAAACCATCGCCGACGGCGAGACCGGCTTCCTGTTTGCGCAGCCGTCGGCGGAATCCTTCCTTGGCGGCGTCAGGCGCGCCTTCGACGCCTACCGCGCCAAGGACCGGCTCAATGCCATGCGCTCCAGCGCGATGGCCAAGTCCTACAGCTGGGACCTGTCGGCCGCCTGCTATGGCGCGCTCTACAAAAGGCTGGTCATGCCGCGCGTGATGGCTTAG
- a CDS encoding amylo-alpha-1,6-glucosidase: MAADVVTQIITARTTEHVAESPFYIPMTGPAARPRRSLKHDDTFIVLDSHGDIGASAGGPDGLFNADTRYLARLEMVLENVQPLLLGSNMRDDNSALTVDLTNSDVYRDDRLTLPKDTLHIVRSIFLWRGTAYQRIGLQNHGDHAASFDLTLLFDNDFADLFEVRGERRPRRGIGSSKLLGPTDVVLEYCGLDEQTRITALHFDPRPTRLSVNAATYHFDLEPGQVTSLFVAVSCNKPIMQKPVPFFRGLLAHRREMRTSSAGAASVETSNNIFNEVLCQAMADLNMLMTETPQGRYPYAGIPWYSTTFGRDGLITALQMLWVDPRIAKGVLKRLALFQAKAVDPLADAAPGKILHEMRGGEMAALREVPFAHYYGSVDSTPLFVLLAGLYLERTGDLETLRELWPAVEAGLQWIDGPGDPDRDGFVEYQRATEQGLRNQGWKDSFDAIFHADGTLAEGNIALAEVQGYVFAGKQLAARAARKLGFADKAAKLEAEAEQLRERFEAAFWCEELGTYAVALDGAKQPCKVRTSNAGQTLFSGMVREDRARRVAADLMSQKFFSGWGIRTVAAGEARYNPMSYHDGSIWPHDNALIALGFARYGLKHSVAHLFKGLFDAASYMELRRLPELFCGFRRERRRGPVLYPVACAPQAWASATPFTLLEAALGLEFDTARGEIRLRDPRLPEFLNDVVLRDLRLGASSVDLRLRRHGDEVSLEVLRTRGQIQVSIVLTH, encoded by the coding sequence ATGGCAGCTGACGTCGTTACGCAGATCATCACCGCTCGCACCACTGAGCACGTCGCCGAATCGCCGTTCTACATTCCGATGACCGGGCCCGCGGCGCGGCCGCGGCGCTCGCTCAAGCATGACGACACCTTCATCGTGCTCGACAGCCATGGCGACATCGGCGCCTCGGCCGGCGGGCCGGACGGCCTGTTCAACGCCGACACCCGCTACCTGGCGCGGCTGGAAATGGTGCTGGAGAACGTGCAGCCGCTCCTGCTCGGCTCCAACATGCGCGACGACAATTCGGCGCTGACGGTCGACCTCACCAATTCCGACGTCTATCGCGACGACCGTCTGACCCTGCCGAAGGACACGCTGCACATCGTGCGCTCGATCTTCCTGTGGCGCGGCACGGCCTATCAGCGCATCGGCCTGCAGAATCACGGCGATCATGCCGCGAGCTTCGATCTCACGCTGCTGTTCGACAACGACTTTGCCGATCTGTTCGAGGTGCGCGGCGAGCGCCGGCCGCGGCGTGGCATCGGCTCGAGCAAACTGCTCGGCCCGACCGACGTGGTGCTGGAATATTGCGGCCTCGACGAGCAGACGCGGATCACCGCGCTGCATTTCGATCCACGGCCGACGCGGCTGTCGGTCAACGCGGCGACCTATCATTTCGATCTCGAGCCCGGGCAGGTCACGTCGCTGTTCGTCGCGGTCTCCTGCAACAAGCCGATCATGCAGAAGCCGGTGCCGTTCTTCCGTGGCCTGCTGGCGCATCGCCGCGAGATGCGGACTTCGTCGGCCGGCGCAGCCAGCGTCGAGACCTCGAACAACATCTTCAACGAGGTGCTGTGCCAGGCGATGGCCGACCTCAACATGCTGATGACCGAGACGCCGCAGGGCCGTTATCCCTATGCCGGCATTCCCTGGTATTCGACGACGTTCGGCCGCGACGGGCTGATCACCGCGCTGCAGATGCTGTGGGTCGATCCGCGGATCGCCAAGGGCGTGCTGAAGCGGCTCGCGCTGTTCCAGGCCAAGGCGGTCGATCCGCTGGCCGATGCCGCGCCGGGCAAGATCCTGCACGAGATGCGCGGCGGCGAGATGGCCGCGCTTCGCGAAGTGCCGTTCGCGCATTACTACGGCAGCGTCGATTCGACTCCGCTGTTCGTGCTGCTCGCCGGGCTCTATCTGGAGCGCACCGGCGATTTGGAGACGCTGCGCGAGCTGTGGCCCGCGGTCGAGGCCGGCTTGCAATGGATCGACGGCCCGGGCGATCCGGATCGCGACGGCTTCGTCGAATACCAGCGCGCCACCGAGCAGGGGCTTCGCAATCAAGGCTGGAAGGATTCGTTCGACGCCATCTTCCACGCCGACGGAACGCTTGCCGAGGGCAATATCGCGCTGGCGGAAGTGCAGGGCTACGTGTTTGCCGGCAAGCAGCTTGCCGCGCGCGCGGCGCGCAAACTCGGCTTTGCAGACAAGGCTGCGAAACTGGAAGCCGAGGCCGAGCAGCTGCGCGAGCGGTTCGAGGCAGCATTCTGGTGCGAGGAGCTCGGCACCTATGCGGTCGCGCTCGACGGCGCCAAGCAGCCGTGCAAGGTGCGCACGTCGAATGCCGGCCAGACGTTGTTTTCCGGCATGGTGCGGGAAGACCGCGCGCGACGGGTCGCCGCCGATCTGATGAGCCAGAAGTTCTTCTCGGGCTGGGGCATCCGCACCGTCGCTGCGGGCGAGGCGCGCTACAACCCGATGTCCTATCACGATGGCTCGATCTGGCCGCATGACAATGCGCTGATCGCGCTCGGATTTGCCCGCTACGGCCTCAAGCATTCGGTCGCGCATCTGTTCAAGGGGCTGTTCGATGCCGCGAGCTATATGGAACTGCGGCGACTGCCGGAGCTGTTCTGCGGCTTCCGCCGCGAGCGCCGGCGCGGCCCGGTGCTCTATCCCGTCGCCTGTGCACCGCAGGCCTGGGCGAGCGCGACGCCGTTCACGCTGCTGGAGGCGGCGCTCGGCCTCGAGTTCGACACCGCGCGCGGCGAGATTCGCTTGCGCGATCCGCGGCTGCCGGAATTCCTCAACGACGTGGTGCTGCGCGACCTCAGGCTCGGCGCCTCCAGCGTCGATTTGAGGCTGCGCCGCCATGGCGACGAGGTGTCGCTCGAAGTGTTGCGCACGCGCGGCCAGATCCAGGTGTCGATCGTGTTGACGCATTGA
- a CDS encoding class I SAM-dependent methyltransferase, translating into MDVNEERLNSFMGKMIGDVGAAMNASLMLLGDKLGLYRALAQGGPMNAAALAKATGTAERYIQEWLSAQAASGYIEYDKATGKFSMLPEQALALADEDSPVFLGAVGSLVGATFLDEPKITDAFKTGKGVGWNRRSECLFCGTARFFRTSYKHYLVQEWLPALEGVVDRLKKGAVVADVGCGHGVSTRLMAEAFPKSTFYGFDYHDGSIEAARKSAREAGLSDRVHFETHSAKTFPAKGYDLVCFFDCLHDMGDPVGALKHTRSTLADDGTCMLIEPFAGDRLEDNLNPIGRVYYAASTMICTPASLDQEVGLALGAQAGEARLREVARQGGFSRFRRAAETPFNLILEARP; encoded by the coding sequence ATGGACGTCAACGAAGAGCGCCTCAATTCATTCATGGGAAAGATGATCGGCGATGTCGGCGCGGCGATGAATGCCTCGCTGATGCTGCTGGGCGACAAGCTCGGGCTCTACAGGGCTCTCGCGCAGGGCGGGCCGATGAATGCCGCAGCCCTGGCCAAGGCGACGGGAACGGCCGAGCGCTACATCCAGGAGTGGCTGTCGGCGCAGGCGGCTTCCGGCTACATCGAGTACGACAAGGCAACCGGAAAATTCTCGATGCTGCCCGAGCAGGCGCTCGCGCTTGCCGACGAGGACAGCCCGGTCTTCCTCGGCGCCGTCGGAAGCCTTGTCGGCGCGACCTTTCTCGATGAGCCAAAGATTACCGACGCGTTCAAGACCGGCAAGGGCGTCGGCTGGAACAGGCGCAGCGAGTGCCTGTTCTGCGGCACCGCCCGCTTCTTCCGCACCAGCTACAAGCACTATCTGGTCCAGGAATGGCTGCCGGCGCTCGAGGGCGTCGTCGACAGGCTGAAGAAAGGCGCTGTCGTCGCCGACGTCGGCTGCGGGCACGGCGTCTCGACGCGACTGATGGCGGAGGCGTTCCCGAAATCAACGTTCTACGGCTTCGACTATCACGACGGCTCGATCGAGGCGGCGCGGAAGTCCGCGCGGGAGGCGGGATTGTCGGACCGCGTTCATTTCGAAACGCACTCCGCCAAGACATTCCCGGCCAAGGGCTATGACCTCGTGTGCTTCTTCGACTGCCTGCACGACATGGGCGATCCGGTCGGTGCCCTCAAGCACACCCGCTCCACCCTCGCCGACGACGGCACCTGTATGCTGATCGAGCCGTTCGCGGGCGACCGGCTGGAGGACAACCTCAATCCGATCGGGCGCGTCTACTACGCGGCGTCGACGATGATCTGCACGCCGGCGTCGCTGGACCAGGAGGTAGGGCTCGCACTCGGCGCGCAGGCCGGAGAGGCAAGACTGCGCGAGGTGGCACGCCAAGGCGGCTTCTCGCGGTTCCGCCGCGCCGCGGAAACGCCGTTCAACCTGATCCTGGAAGCTCGCCCGTAA
- a CDS encoding CaiB/BaiF CoA transferase family protein codes for MTKVEEALPTTIAADDEGNLTPSFDGLRVLDFSTTIAGPHCTRMLADMGAEVIKIEPAEGETMRTRPPVRNNCSTAFGQLNIGKNSLVLDLKSPAGVEAVRRLIATADVLVENFRPGVMRRLKLDYASVRDINPKLIFCSISGYGQTGPSAELPAYAPVIHAASGYEMAHLAYQPGRSRPDYCGIYHADVLTGVYAFGAISAALYQRAASGKGQHIDVSMLESMLSLTLNELQWSQFEVKQTQRPMFGPIETTDGYVMVAIASEKTFQNLMQVIGRPDWVSDPRFAKYSDRRDNWAGLMEGVEAWSRSVSTQACLAALNEYGVPSSAYRTVREALADPQVAHRGALAEVADGGGSFKVLNLPFRMSGAAVGARKRMSTLGEHTLFYLKEIGLSEDQIAGFAAQPAKTARS; via the coding sequence ATGACGAAGGTGGAGGAAGCCTTGCCGACGACCATAGCCGCTGACGATGAGGGGAATTTGACACCGAGCTTCGACGGCCTTCGCGTGCTCGATTTTTCGACCACGATCGCCGGACCTCATTGCACGCGGATGCTCGCCGACATGGGCGCCGAGGTGATCAAGATCGAGCCCGCCGAAGGCGAGACGATGCGGACGCGGCCGCCGGTGCGCAACAATTGCTCGACGGCTTTCGGCCAGCTCAATATCGGCAAGAACAGCCTGGTGCTCGACCTGAAGTCGCCGGCCGGCGTCGAAGCCGTGCGCCGGCTGATCGCCACCGCCGACGTGCTGGTGGAGAATTTCCGTCCCGGCGTGATGCGGCGGCTGAAGCTCGATTACGCCTCGGTCCGCGACATCAATCCGAAGCTGATCTTTTGCTCGATCTCCGGCTACGGCCAGACCGGCCCGTCGGCGGAATTGCCGGCCTATGCGCCGGTGATCCATGCCGCCTCAGGCTACGAGATGGCGCATCTCGCCTATCAGCCGGGCCGCAGCCGGCCGGACTATTGCGGCATCTACCACGCCGACGTGCTGACCGGCGTCTACGCCTTCGGTGCGATCTCGGCTGCGCTCTACCAGCGCGCCGCCAGCGGCAAGGGCCAGCACATCGACGTCTCGATGCTGGAATCGATGCTGAGCCTGACCCTGAACGAGTTGCAATGGTCGCAATTCGAGGTGAAGCAAACCCAGCGTCCGATGTTCGGCCCGATCGAAACCACCGACGGCTACGTGATGGTGGCGATCGCCAGCGAGAAGACGTTCCAGAACCTGATGCAGGTGATCGGCCGTCCCGATTGGGTGTCCGATCCGCGCTTCGCCAAATATTCCGATCGACGGGACAACTGGGCGGGCCTGATGGAGGGCGTGGAGGCGTGGTCGCGCTCGGTCAGCACGCAGGCCTGCCTTGCCGCGCTCAATGAATATGGCGTGCCGTCGTCGGCCTATCGCACCGTGCGCGAGGCGCTTGCCGATCCGCAAGTCGCCCATCGCGGCGCGCTGGCCGAGGTTGCGGACGGCGGCGGCAGCTTCAAGGTGCTCAATCTGCCGTTCCGCATGTCCGGCGCTGCGGTCGGCGCACGTAAGCGGATGTCGACGCTCGGCGAGCACACGCTGTTCTATCTGAAGGAGATCGGCCTCTCCGAGGATCAGATTGCAGGCTTCGCAGCGCAACCGGCGAAGACGGCGCGTAGTTAG
- a CDS encoding L,D-transpeptidase, giving the protein MVTVASLTGGVAAKEQRPSAAVEATAPRTAGEPIMAIVSIKAQKVTFYDAEGWIYRAPVSSGVKGRETPAGVFALIEKDKDHHSTLYDDAWMPNMQRITWNGIALHGGPLPGYAASHGCVRMPYDFAEKLFDKTRIGMRVIIAPNDPAPVDFTHPALFVPNAQAIAAAPAHAEKLTREAADAAKAADEAKKASIAASKEAALFTPASLRKLQQMKTRADAAVALADKTLAAAKTDQAKARAEDLKQKAVAKAAEATTQFEAAQGDARPKLDAAAAAKGAAKAAETKKADTQKAATEAKLALEPVSVYISRATQKLYVRRNTHKPWADGGEVFDSSIEVPVTIRDPDKPIGTHIYTAMARNDAGGLRWTQVTIDDGDHAKDALDRITIPQDVLDRIAPTAVARSSIIISDEPLSAETNYRTEFVAVLSNQPQGGFITRKPTRPMMTDDMVASRDEDGFGFFYQRSWNPQAPTNYGSPQYGAPQFGSPQIYGNPQAANPRRRGGQYYWQSQQDW; this is encoded by the coding sequence ATGGTCACAGTTGCGTCACTGACCGGTGGCGTCGCGGCGAAAGAGCAGCGTCCCTCGGCAGCCGTCGAGGCGACTGCGCCGCGCACCGCTGGCGAGCCGATCATGGCGATCGTGTCGATCAAGGCCCAGAAGGTCACGTTCTACGACGCCGAGGGCTGGATCTACCGCGCGCCGGTGTCGAGCGGCGTCAAGGGACGCGAGACGCCGGCCGGCGTCTTTGCGCTGATCGAGAAGGACAAGGATCACCACTCGACCCTCTATGACGATGCCTGGATGCCCAACATGCAGCGCATCACCTGGAACGGCATCGCGCTGCATGGCGGACCGCTGCCGGGATATGCTGCTTCGCATGGCTGCGTGCGGATGCCCTACGATTTTGCCGAGAAGCTGTTCGACAAGACCCGGATCGGGATGCGGGTGATCATTGCGCCGAACGATCCGGCGCCGGTCGATTTTACGCATCCGGCGCTGTTCGTGCCGAACGCGCAAGCCATCGCGGCTGCGCCGGCGCATGCCGAAAAGCTTACCCGCGAGGCCGCGGATGCCGCCAAGGCGGCCGACGAGGCGAAGAAGGCTTCGATAGCAGCGTCCAAGGAAGCTGCACTGTTCACGCCGGCGTCGCTGCGCAAATTGCAACAGATGAAGACCCGTGCCGACGCTGCGGTTGCGTTGGCCGACAAGACGCTCGCCGCTGCCAAGACCGATCAGGCCAAGGCGCGCGCCGAGGATTTGAAGCAGAAGGCCGTGGCCAAGGCCGCGGAAGCGACCACGCAGTTCGAGGCCGCCCAGGGCGACGCCAGGCCGAAGCTCGACGCCGCAGCCGCCGCCAAGGGCGCCGCCAAGGCGGCCGAGACCAAGAAGGCCGATACCCAGAAGGCGGCGACCGAGGCGAAGCTCGCGCTCGAGCCGGTGTCCGTCTACATCAGCCGCGCGACGCAGAAGCTTTACGTTCGGCGCAACACCCACAAGCCATGGGCTGACGGCGGCGAGGTGTTCGATTCAAGCATCGAGGTCCCCGTCACCATCCGCGATCCAGACAAGCCGATCGGCACGCATATCTACACGGCGATGGCGCGCAACGACGCGGGCGGCCTGCGCTGGACCCAGGTGACGATCGACGACGGAGACCACGCCAAGGACGCGCTCGACCGCATCACCATCCCGCAGGATGTGCTGGACCGCATCGCGCCGACCGCCGTTGCGCGCTCTTCGATCATCATCTCGGACGAGCCGCTGAGCGCCGAGACCAATTATCGCACGGAGTTCGTGGCCGTGCTGAGCAACCAGCCCCAGGGCGGTTTCATCACGCGCAAGCCGACCCGGCCCATGATGACCGACGACATGGTTGCGAGCAGGGACGAGGACGGTTTCGGCTTCTTCTATCAGCGCAGCTGGAATCCCCAGGCGCCGACCAATTATGGTAGCCCCCAATACGGCGCTCCCCAATTCGGTAGCCCCCAGATTTATGGCAATCCTCAAGCCGCCAACCCGCGCCGGCGCGGCGGCCAGTACTACTGGCAATCGCAACAGGACTGGTAG
- a CDS encoding PRC-barrel domain-containing protein — MMTMLVAAALLTCAGVRAADDEAPAPTPSPPPAAQAPPATSTPPATPAPPAAQAAPKEQAKEPSKESSKEPSPPPSVTVIGARDAHGILGRDVRSSANENMGRIVDVIVDRDGKVRAAVIDFGGFLGVGSRKIVVDWNALRFAGVSSKSDSITLDLNKQQVSAAPEYKEDTPLIVLGAAGSLHPWDYEH, encoded by the coding sequence ATGATGACGATGCTGGTCGCAGCGGCGCTGCTGACATGCGCGGGTGTCCGTGCCGCCGACGACGAAGCGCCGGCGCCGACACCATCGCCGCCGCCGGCCGCCCAGGCGCCGCCAGCAACTTCCACGCCGCCCGCAACTCCCGCGCCGCCAGCAGCCCAGGCAGCACCAAAGGAGCAGGCCAAGGAGCCCTCAAAGGAATCGTCCAAGGAGCCGTCGCCGCCGCCGTCGGTGACCGTGATCGGCGCGCGCGATGCGCACGGCATTCTCGGGCGCGACGTTCGCAGTTCCGCCAATGAGAACATGGGCCGTATCGTCGACGTCATCGTCGACCGCGACGGCAAGGTCCGCGCCGCGGTGATCGATTTCGGCGGCTTCCTCGGCGTCGGCAGCCGCAAGATCGTGGTCGATTGGAACGCGCTGCGTTTCGCCGGTGTTTCCAGCAAGAGCGACAGCATCACGCTGGACCTCAACAAGCAGCAGGTGAGCGCTGCGCCAGAGTACAAGGAAGATACGCCGCTGATCGTGCTGGGCGCGGCGGGAAGCCTGCATCCATGGGATTACGAACATTAG
- a CDS encoding MFS transporter: MSIAPDQRSPEEPRTPSRESQRGLDWFIFFLADVQTGFGPFVAVYLTTQKWTQVEIGFVLSIGGIIGLLGQMPGGAIVDAARSERVVAGCAVAAIGASALAYALWPIFPVVTLAATLHALASCVLGPAIAAISLGLVGPLAIGERLGRNARFASLGSGSAAALMGACGYLLSSRSVFLVTFILAIPTLLSLARIREREIDIAQAHGEVKREVPDKRATSVVGLVRQRPLLIFAGAMMLFQLANAAMLPLMAGVVTTRSSQWAPVLIAACIIVPQAIVALCSPSVGRKAQAWGRRPLLLIAFAALAIRGLLFATVRDPYVLVMVQIFDGITAAIFSVMVPLIVADVAFGSGHFNLAQGIVGTAVGIGASLSTVLAGYVSDKLGSSTAFMGLAGIAAFGLFVVWLVMPETRRTA; encoded by the coding sequence GTGTCAATTGCCCCCGATCAACGCAGTCCCGAGGAACCGCGCACGCCGTCGCGGGAAAGCCAGCGCGGCCTCGACTGGTTCATCTTCTTCCTGGCCGACGTGCAGACCGGCTTCGGCCCGTTCGTCGCGGTCTATCTGACGACGCAGAAATGGACCCAGGTCGAGATCGGCTTCGTGCTCTCGATCGGCGGCATCATCGGCCTCTTGGGCCAGATGCCCGGCGGGGCGATCGTCGATGCGGCGCGCTCGGAGCGGGTCGTTGCGGGCTGTGCGGTGGCCGCGATCGGCGCCAGCGCGCTGGCCTACGCGCTCTGGCCGATCTTTCCCGTGGTGACGCTTGCCGCGACGCTGCACGCGCTCGCGAGCTGCGTGCTCGGTCCGGCGATCGCCGCGATCAGCCTCGGCCTGGTCGGGCCGCTTGCGATCGGCGAGCGGCTCGGCCGCAACGCGCGCTTCGCCTCGCTCGGCAGCGGCTCGGCCGCGGCACTGATGGGCGCCTGCGGCTATCTGCTCTCGAGCCGCTCGGTGTTCCTCGTCACCTTCATCCTGGCGATCCCGACACTATTGTCGCTGGCGCGGATCCGCGAGCGCGAGATCGACATCGCCCAGGCCCATGGCGAGGTGAAACGCGAGGTCCCCGACAAGCGCGCCACCAGCGTCGTCGGCCTGGTACGGCAGCGGCCGCTCTTGATCTTCGCCGGCGCGATGATGCTGTTCCAGCTCGCCAATGCCGCGATGCTGCCCTTGATGGCGGGCGTGGTGACGACACGGTCGAGCCAATGGGCGCCGGTCCTGATCGCGGCCTGCATCATTGTGCCGCAGGCGATCGTCGCGCTGTGCTCGCCGTCGGTCGGCCGCAAGGCGCAGGCCTGGGGGCGGCGGCCGCTGCTGTTGATCGCATTCGCCGCGCTGGCGATCCGCGGCCTGTTGTTCGCGACGGTGCGCGACCCCTATGTGCTGGTCATGGTGCAGATTTTCGACGGCATCACCGCGGCGATCTTCAGCGTGATGGTGCCGCTGATCGTGGCCGACGTCGCCTTCGGCAGCGGCCATTTCAACCTGGCGCAGGGCATTGTCGGCACCGCGGTCGGCATTGGCGCGTCGCTCAGCACGGTGCTGGCCGGCTATGTCAGCGACAAGCTCGGCAGCAGCACCGCCTTTATGGGCCTCGCCGGGATCGCCGCGTTCGGACTGTTCGTGGTCTGGCTGGTGATGCCGGAGACGCGGCGGACGGCATGA